The Plantactinospora sp. KBS50 sequence TCGTCGGAGCCGTGTTGATCAGCGCGAAGGCGCCCATGCTGTGGCTGTGGCTGCCGCTCTGCCTGGTCGGCATGGTGCTCATCCCGTGGCTGGCCGTGCTGCTGGCCAACGACCGCCCGCCGCGCGAGGAGGTCCGGCTGGCCAACCGGCTGCGCCACCGGTCGCACCGGGCGGAGGCGCCGCCCGCGCCCAGCCTCGGTGCGCAGGAGGCGCCGCACCGCACCATCGACGCCGAGTCCTGAGCCCGGTACGGCCGGGCGCCGGCCGGAAGATTGCCGGCGGGGGAGCGCCATCCGGCCGAAACGCACGGTGCGACATCTCGAAGCTGCTGGCAGAATGGGACGCGTGACCTCTCCCGCCGTTCCGGAAACCAGTGGCACCATCCTCGAGCGCCCGGTTGAGCGCCCGGTCGAACATGGTGATCACGAGCGGTTTTCGCACTACGCCGAACGAGACAAGATCACTGAGGCGATGGTCCTCGGCACCCCCATCAAGGCCCTCTGCGGCAAGATCTGGGTCCCGTCCCGGGACCCCAGCCGGTTCCCGGTCTGCCCGGAGTGCAAGGAGATCTTCGAGGACGACAACCGCTTCTACGACCAGAAGCCGGAGTCCGGCGAGTAGCTTTCCCGCGGTGCACACCTCCACCGCCCTGCTGGTCGCCGACCTGACCGGGGTTGCCGTCTTCGCCGCCTCCGGCGCCTCCGCCGCGGTGGCCAAGCGGCTGGACCTGTTCGGGGTGACCTTCGTCGGCATCGTGGCGGCCCTCGGCGGCGGGATCTTCCGGGATCTGGTGATCGACCGGGTCCCGCCGTTGGCCTTCGCCGACTGGCGCTATCCCGCCACCGCCGCCGTGGCCGCCGGCGTGGTCTTCTGGCTGCATCCCCAGTTCAGCCGGCTGCGCACCACCGTGCTCGTGCTGGACGCGGCCGGGCTCGGACTGTTCGCCGTCACCGGCACCGCGGCGGCGCTGGCCGCCGGGGTCCCGGCGGTCGGCGCCTGCCTGATCGGCACGCTCGCCGGGATCGGCGGCGGGCTGGGCCGGGACCTGCTCACCGGGGAGATCCCGGTGGTGCTGCGGCGCGAGATCTACGCGGTGGCCGCACTGGCCGGCGCCGTCACGGTGGCCGCGGCCGACCGGCTGGGCTGGGCCGGTCCCGTGCCGCTGGTGGCGGCCGCGCTGCTGGTCTTCGGGGTACGGCTGATCGCCCTGCGCCGCCGCTGGGCGGCACCGGTCGCCACGGACCGGCCGGTCCGCCCGCGCACCCCGACCCGCTGACCGCCCGGCCACCGCGACCGGTGCGGCCGGTGTGACGAAGGTGCCCGCTGTGTCGACTGGGGCCAGTGGGGGCGGCTGGTTATTCTGGTACGGCCTTCGCGGTCAACCGGACGCGGAGGCGTTTTCGTGGTCGCCGCCGCCGGTGTTTCCGGCCCGGCGACCGAGGGGGGAGCGTCGCGTTGGGTGCCGGGCAAGTCTCCACGGAAACCTTTCCGGCGCTCCGGTCCTGGCAGCGCAAGGCCCTCGTGCAGTACCTGCGGCGCCGGTCGCCCGACTTCACCGCGGTCGCCACGCCGGGCGCCGGCAAGACGACGTTCGCGCTGCGGATCGCGGCGGAACTGCTGGCCGACGGGACCGTGCAGGCGGTCACCGTGGTGGCGCCCACCGAGCATCTCAAGACGCAGTGGTCCCTCGCGGCCGCCCGGGTGGGCATCCAGCTCGACGACGCCTTCCGGAACTCCGACCTGCGCTCGTCCGCCGACTTCCACGGCGCGGTGGTGACGTACGCCCAGGTCGGCATGGCACCCCAGGTGCACCGGCGACGCACCATGACCCGGCGGACGCTTGTCATCCTGGACGAGATCCACCACGCCGGGGACTCGCGGACCTGGGGCGACGGGGTCAAGGCGGCGTTCGAGCCCGCGGTACGCCGGCTGATGCTCACCGGGACACCCTTCCGGTCGGACGAGAACCCGATCCCGTTCGTCGAGTACGAGCGCGGCTCCGACGGCCTGCTGCGATCCCGGGCCGACTCGGTCTACGGGTACGCGGACGCGCTGCGCGAGGGGGTGGTGCGGCCGGTGATGTTCCTGGCCTACTCGGGGGAGACCCGGTGGCGTACCCGGGCCGGGGACGAGCTGGCCGCGCGGCTGGGCGAGCCGATGACCAAGGACCTCGTCGGCCAGGCGTGGCGGACCGCGCTCGACCCGGCGGGGGAGTGGATGCCGCAGGTGCTGCGGGCCGCCGACGCGCGGTTGCAGGCCAAGCGGGCCGGCGGGATGGCCGACGCCGCCGGGCTGGTCATCGCCAGCGACCAGCAGGCGGCCCGGGCGTACGCGAAGTTGATCGACCGGCTCACCGGGCAGCGGCCGGTGGTGGTGCTCTCCGACGACGCCGGCTCGTCGGCCCGGATCGCCGCCTTCGCCTCCTCCGACGCGCGCTGGCTGGTCGCCGTGCGGATGGTCTCCGAGGGCGTCGACATCCCCCGGCTCGCGGTCGGCGTGTACGCCACCAGCGCCTCCACGCCGCTGTACTTCGCCCAGGCGATCGGCCGGTTCGTCCGGGCCCGTCGGCCCGGGGAGACCGCCACGGTGTTCCTGCCGAGCGTGCCGCACCTGCTCGGGCTGGCCAGCGAGATGGAGGCGCAGCGGGACCACGTGCTCGGCAAGCCGAAGAGCGACGAGGACGGGCTCGACGACGCGCTGCTGGAGCGCGCCCAGCGCGACGATCAGGCCAGCGGGGAGTTGGAGAAGCAGTTCGAGGCGCTCTCCGCGACCGCCGAGCTGGATCAGGTGATCTTCGACGGGGCCTCGTTCGGGACGGGAGCCCAGGCCGGCACGCCGGAGGAGGAGGAGTATCTGGGGCTGCCCGGCCTGCTGACCGCGGACCAGGTGACGGTGCTGCTGAACAAGCGGCAGGCGGACCAGCTCGCCGCCCAGCGTCGCAACCGTGCCAACGCCCCGGCCGTGCCGGAACCGCGGGCCGAGGCGGCGCCGATGAGCGCCGCCCAGCGCCGGGTGGCGCTGCGCCGCCAGCTCAACACGCTCGTCGCGGCACACCACCACCGGACCGGGCTGCCGCACGGGAAGATCCACGCGGAGCTGCGCCGGCTCTGTGGCGGCCCGCCCAGCGCACAGGCCACGATCGAGCAGCTTGAGGAGCGGATCGCGACCGTCCAGACGCTCTGATCCGGGCGACCGCCGCGGTCACCGGCCAACGTCCGATCCGGTGGGGAAAGGCACCGCGGGGAAAGCACCGGCCGGAGGCACCCTGCGGATGCCCCCGGCCGGCTATGTCGGATCGCTGGTCAGTTCGCCATCATCTCGGCGCCTCGCCACGTGAATTCCGGGTCGGTCGCGAACCGTACGGTGATCTTGACAAGATCCTCCGCGTACTTGTTCGCGTGATGGCCACAGAACACCAGCTCGCCCCCGCCCGCCAGGGTGATACGGAGCTTGCCGGCAGCGTTGCAGCGGTCGCACCGTTCATCGGCGGCTGGGGGAGCCACCGTTTCGGGCGGCGGCGTGAGGGTCGGGGTCATCGCCTTCCTCCTCTGGTCGTCACCGATGAACACATTCCTTTGTTGCTCACCTATCGTGCAACACCCTTGTGGGGTGCGGCCTTCCCAGTGTGCCCGCGGGGGACCGAGGTCACACGTCGTACCGACAGTGTGCAGTGCACCCCGGGGGCCCCGTCAACGATCACGGCCAGGGAAACGGCCGATCACGTCGAGAACGCGTACGTCCGGTGACCTGGCCAACACGTCTGGTTGATGGGATTAGTCCAGGTAGTCGCGCAGTACCTGGGACCGCGACGGGTGGCGCAGCTTCGACATGGTCTTGGATTCGATCTGCCGGATCCGCTCGCGCGTGACGCCGTACACCTGGCCGATCTCGTCGAGGGTGCGCGGCTGGCCGTCGGTCAGTCCGAACCGCAGCCGGACGACGCCCGCCTCCCGCTCGGACAGGGTCTGCAACACCTGCTGGAGCTGGTCCTGGAGCAGCGAGAACGACACCGCGTCCACCGCCACGACCGCCTCGGAGTCCTCGATGAAGTCGCCGAGCTGGCTGTCGCCCTCGTCGCCGATCGTCTGGTCGAGCGAAATGGGCTCCCGTGCGTACTGCTGGATCTCCAGTACCTTTTCCGGGGTGATGTCCATTTCCTTGGCCAGCTCCTCCGGCGTGGGCTCGCGGCCCAGGTCCTGAAGCAGCTCCCGCTGGATCCGGCCGAGCTTGTTGATCACCTCGACCATGTGTACCGGGATGCGGATGGTGCGTGCCTGGTCGGCCATGGCGCGGGTGATGGCCTGGCGGATCCACCAGGTGGCGTAGGTGGAGAACTTGTAGCCCTTGGTGTAGTCGAACTTCTCGACGGCGCGGATCAGGCCGAGGTTGCCCTCCTGGATCAGGTCGAGGAAGGCCATGCCGCGGCCGGTGTACCGCTTGGCCAGCGAGACCACCAGCCGCAGGTTGGCCTCCAGCAGGTGGTTCTTGGCCCGCTCGCCGTCCCGGGAGATCCACAACAGGTCCCGGACCATGTCCCGGACCATCTTCTCCTCGCCGTCCTCGGCGGCGCGCAGCCGTTCGGCCGCGTACAGGCCCGCCTCGATCCGCTTGGCGAGCTCCACCTCCTGCTCGGCGTTCAGCAGCGGGACCTTGCCGATCTGCTTGAGGTACGCCCGTACCGAGTCGGCCGAGGCGGTCAGCTCGGCGTCCCGGCGGGCCTGCTTGAGGGCCTCGGACTCCTCGTCGTCCCACTCGAAATCGTTGTCGGTGGCCGCGTCGGCGGCGTCGGCCTCGGCGGCCTGGGTCAGCTCGGCCGGCTCGTCGACGACCACATCCTCGATCTCGGCGGCCAACTCCTCGGGGTCCACCTCGCCCTCGCCGCCGGCCGGTGCCTCGCCGGGCTTGCCGCCCTTGGCGGTCTTGGCGGCGGCCTTGGTCGCCTTGGCGCCGGTCGCCTGCTTGGCCGGGCGGGCGGCCTTCGGCTTGGCGGCCGCCTCGGCGGTGGCCGTCACAGTCCCACCGGCGGTCCCGTCGGCGGCGGCCGGAGCCGCCCGGCGGGCCGCCGTCTTGCGGGCCGCCGCCGGGGCCTCCTCGGCCGCCGGCGCCTGCTTGGGCGCCGGGGCGGGCGGTGCCGCCTTCTTGGTGGCCTTGGCGGTGGTCACCCGGGAGGCCGGGGTGGCCGAGCGCGCCGCCGCGACCTTGCGGCGGGTGCTCGCCGATCCGTCGACCACCACCGTCACGCCCGCCTCGGAGAGGGCGCGCAGGATCTTCTTGGCCTGGGCCGGGGTCACCTCGGCGGACTCGACGCTGCGCGCCAGCTCGGCCGAGGTGAGCTGGCCGCCGGCGTTCTGCGCGTGGGCGATCAGGGTGTCGGTGAGTGAGCGGACGTCGGCGCCGGTCTGGCGTGGATCTGTCACGAATGACCTTCCCGAGGCGGTAACGAGCACGGCCGGGTCCGGCCAGCACAGCGCGGCGACCGAGTCTGGCCGATGTGGTTGAGTCGCCCGCGCGGCCCGTACCGTCCGGCGTGACGATTCGTGGCGCGTGGGTAGGGGTGAATTGTAACGCCGTCCCCGGGCGTATTGCCGAGCCGCACGCCGCAACGATGACCACGGGAGGTGTGGTCATCGGAAAAATGTGGAGTTTGCAAGGATGCTACCCGGCGCCGGTGCGACGCGCCGGACGCGAACGGACGTGAGAGGGGAACATATGCCGGACGGGCGACCCACTCCGCAGGAACTCCTGGAGATCGCCGTGACCGTGGCCCGGCAGGCGGCCGCG is a genomic window containing:
- a CDS encoding DUF3099 domain-containing protein codes for the protein MDGPLEEERVVKHPEHRPILITDASRSPSDQLHSRQVRYVVMMAIRAVCLIVGAVLISAKAPMLWLWLPLCLVGMVLIPWLAVLLANDRPPREEVRLANRLRHRSHRAEAPPAPSLGAQEAPHRTIDAES
- a CDS encoding DUF3039 domain-containing protein is translated as MTSPAVPETSGTILERPVERPVEHGDHERFSHYAERDKITEAMVLGTPIKALCGKIWVPSRDPSRFPVCPECKEIFEDDNRFYDQKPESGE
- a CDS encoding trimeric intracellular cation channel family protein, yielding MHTSTALLVADLTGVAVFAASGASAAVAKRLDLFGVTFVGIVAALGGGIFRDLVIDRVPPLAFADWRYPATAAVAAGVVFWLHPQFSRLRTTVLVLDAAGLGLFAVTGTAAALAAGVPAVGACLIGTLAGIGGGLGRDLLTGEIPVVLRREIYAVAALAGAVTVAAADRLGWAGPVPLVAAALLVFGVRLIALRRRWAAPVATDRPVRPRTPTR
- a CDS encoding DEAD/DEAH box helicase, giving the protein MGAGQVSTETFPALRSWQRKALVQYLRRRSPDFTAVATPGAGKTTFALRIAAELLADGTVQAVTVVAPTEHLKTQWSLAAARVGIQLDDAFRNSDLRSSADFHGAVVTYAQVGMAPQVHRRRTMTRRTLVILDEIHHAGDSRTWGDGVKAAFEPAVRRLMLTGTPFRSDENPIPFVEYERGSDGLLRSRADSVYGYADALREGVVRPVMFLAYSGETRWRTRAGDELAARLGEPMTKDLVGQAWRTALDPAGEWMPQVLRAADARLQAKRAGGMADAAGLVIASDQQAARAYAKLIDRLTGQRPVVVLSDDAGSSARIAAFASSDARWLVAVRMVSEGVDIPRLAVGVYATSASTPLYFAQAIGRFVRARRPGETATVFLPSVPHLLGLASEMEAQRDHVLGKPKSDEDGLDDALLERAQRDDQASGELEKQFEALSATAELDQVIFDGASFGTGAQAGTPEEEEYLGLPGLLTADQVTVLLNKRQADQLAAQRRNRANAPAVPEPRAEAAPMSAAQRRVALRRQLNTLVAAHHHRTGLPHGKIHAELRRLCGGPPSAQATIEQLEERIATVQTL
- a CDS encoding RNA polymerase sigma factor, encoding MTDPRQTGADVRSLTDTLIAHAQNAGGQLTSAELARSVESAEVTPAQAKKILRALSEAGVTVVVDGSASTRRKVAAARSATPASRVTTAKATKKAAPPAPAPKQAPAAEEAPAAARKTAARRAAPAAADGTAGGTVTATAEAAAKPKAARPAKQATGAKATKAAAKTAKGGKPGEAPAGGEGEVDPEELAAEIEDVVVDEPAELTQAAEADAADAATDNDFEWDDEESEALKQARRDAELTASADSVRAYLKQIGKVPLLNAEQEVELAKRIEAGLYAAERLRAAEDGEEKMVRDMVRDLLWISRDGERAKNHLLEANLRLVVSLAKRYTGRGMAFLDLIQEGNLGLIRAVEKFDYTKGYKFSTYATWWIRQAITRAMADQARTIRIPVHMVEVINKLGRIQRELLQDLGREPTPEELAKEMDITPEKVLEIQQYAREPISLDQTIGDEGDSQLGDFIEDSEAVVAVDAVSFSLLQDQLQQVLQTLSEREAGVVRLRFGLTDGQPRTLDEIGQVYGVTRERIRQIESKTMSKLRHPSRSQVLRDYLD